DNA sequence from the bacterium genome:
GCGGCGTTCCCCTGGTCGCCATCGGCGATGGCCGCGAACTCGGTTACCTGGAACGCGCCATGCGCGAAGGCTTCGACGCAGCGATCGATCTCTGAGGATGTCGATCGTCTCGCGGACCTGGGCAACGGAAGCGCCCTGCCCTGGTGCGCCCGGGAGGACTCGAACCTCCAACCCCCAGATTCGAAGTCTGGTGCTCTATCCAATTGAACTACGGGCGCGAGTGAGCCTGAGGTAGCGCAATTCCTGCGGCTTCGCCGCTGACCGGTGGTTTCCCGGGCTAGAAGGACAGTTTCGGATTCTCTCGCGCCAGGATTCCATCGGCGCGTGCGCGAATCTTCGCCTCCATGTCTTTGCTGGCCGGCAGGATCCAGAAGCGGTCCTCGCGCAGCCCTTCCAGGAAGTGCTCGGCGACTTCTTCGGGCTGGGTCGCGACCAGATCGTGACCGGCCTGTTTCGCCATGTTCTGGATATCCTCGAGTGTGACGCTCGGACCGTCCCAGGGCTTGTCGCGTTGATCTTCGGGGCGATTGCGCTCGGCGCTGAAGATATTGGTCTCGACAATGCTCGGACCGGGAAACAACACCGAAGCCTTGACCTTCGAGCCGGTCATCAAAAGCTGCTGATTCAGGGTTTCGGTCACCGTGGTGACCGCACTCTTGGAAGCCGAATAGATGGGCGTGGTGGGAACCAGCGTGAGTCCCCCATTGCCCGAAGACGTGTTGATGACGTGGGCTTCCCGGTCCTGGGCGATCATGCGCGGCAGGAACGCGCGGATCCCGTGGATCGCGCCCCAGATATTGACCGAGAACACCCACTTCCAATCGCTGAGCGGAAGTTCCCAGATGCGCTGAGCGGTTTCATCGGTTCCGACACCGGCGTTATTGCACAGGATGTCGACGGCCCCGTGGCGCTCATAGGCTTGATCGGCGAGCGCCTCTACCGACGCGTAGTCCGAAACATCGCTGACGACGGCGCTCGATTCTACACCCTGCTTGGCCAATTGCTCGACTGCGAGGTTCAACGCGGCGGGTTCGATGTCGGCGAGTACGAGTTTGGCCCCTTCTCTTCCCAGACGTTCCGCGATGGCCAGACCGATGCCGCTGGCCCCACCCGTGATCACTGCGATTTTCCCGTTGAAGTCTTTCATCAGGTCTGATCGTATCGCTGGTGAATGAAGGGCAGCAACCAGTCGCCCGGAACGCTGCGCAGAATCTGTCCGCCACTCTCGCTGGTACCTTCGTCGTATTGCAGCTTGACGAGTCGTTTCACCGGCAGGTCGACCACCGGATCGAAGTTCGACTCGCGCAAGATCACTTCGCCCTCTACCGCCTGGGCTTCGCGCAGGTGCTGCTTCCACTCCAGGCGTACGAGCAGCGGATCACTGTCGAAACCCTTGCCCTTTTCGATGGATGGCAGGGCCTTGTAGCAATAGGCGTAGTCGCTGAAGTCCTGCGCTCCGAGCGCCTTCCCCAGAGTGCCGCGCAGTTCCAGGTAGGTAACCCCCATACGCGTGACCTTCGCGACGATCGAGTCGTCCTGTTTCTCGAAGTCGATCTGCGCCAGCTTCTTGGGCTCGCCAAACGTTTCGCGACCGCCGATCACGGCCTGTTCCGTGGTCATGGGCATGGTGATCTGATAGGTGCCCTCGACTCCTTCGTAGTCGCACAACACACCGAAGGTGGCCGCGCCGATCTCGATGTCGAAGTTCTCGGCGATGTGGATCTTGACCTCGGAAATCACCGTGTGGATCTCCGGCCGTGAAGTTGGCTTCAGCGGCTGGGGCAACACTGCGGCCACCAGCTCGGGATCGGTTTCGTAGGCGGCGCGGATCGAGCGGATCGAGCTGTCGAGGAACTCCGTGTTCGTCCCGGCAGCCTTGCGGAGCTCTTCTGCGCTCTTCACGTAGCGGAGTCGTGCCATCGAGGGATCTCCTTCGCTTTCGTCTGGAAGTCATTGGCCCACCGATCGATTCCGGTGATCGAGAAGTCGGTGATCGAGAAATGGATCCCGGTCATTCTACTCGCTCGCTGCAGAGAAAGTCATTCCCGTCGCCACTCTGTACGCAGCGTCGTGCACAACAGCGACAGATTCTGGTCTGTAGACCTGACCCGAGCTGTACTCTCGAGCATGCGGACCTGGATCGCTGCGCTGTTCTGTCTCGCGTCCTCTTCGTGCCTGAGTTCGTACTCTGCCCACGTAGAACACCTACGCTCGAGATTTATCGGACTGGAGGCCCGGACACTGCGCGACTGCCTGCCGGTACCCGAAGACGTGCGGAGCCTTCCCGAACTGGAACGGCTCACGTATCGATGGGTGATCCCGCCCGATGCAGAACAGAGTTCGCCGAGCTCCATCTGGAGCTGGCAAGAGCGCCGCCAACAACGCCTCGGCACCGCCCACAGCCCGCGTGCTCAGGCCGAAGACGGAGCGCGCGATCGCAGGTCAGGCCGCGAAGCGATCGGCAGCGAAGCATTCGAACCCAATCATTGCGAACTGGTCTTCGAACTGCGAGAAGGCCGGGTCACGGCGGTCGAGACAGGCAGCCGTCGCAGCCCCGGAGCGGATCGGAACGCTGATTGTCTTCTGATCACAGAGCGTTGCCTGGCCAAAAGCCTCGCGTCCCGCTGATCGCAACACCTGGCGCGTCTGTGATACAAGTCCCTTGTGGGTGCCCTACCGGGTGCTCTACGCCCTGGAACCCGCCCGCACGACCGTCTAGTTGAAGCCCGAGCGCATTCAGGACACGGCGGCGACGCGACGGACCGGATCGAATAGGAGACTTCATGGCGCGGATCATCGGCAACCTGGTTCCCGAGGACGACTTCACCCATCCCCTGGGTCCGGAAGAGAATTTCAACGAGAGCATGTACTTCAACTTCTTCGATCCGGAGCAGTCGATCGGTGGCTTCATTCGCCTGGGCAATCGCGCGAACGAAGGCAACGCCGAAATGACGGTCACGATCTACCTGGAAGACGGCCGGGTACTGTTCATGTTCAAGCGCCCGCAGATCGATCACAACGACGCTTTCGATGCCGGCGGTGTGCGCTTCGAAGTGATCGAACCCGCGCAGAAACTACGCACGGTCTACGAGGGCTCGGTGATCGATCTGAAGGATCCCAGTCAGATGGCCGATCCGAAGAAGGCGTTCACCGAGAACCCCCGGCGCAAGGTCAAGCTCGACCTGATCCACGATGCCGTCGGACCGATGTACGGCGGGGCCAAGTCCAAGAAGGAGAGCGATCGGCCGGCCGAAGAACAGTTTGGCGCCGCCCACTACGAACAACACATGGCCGTGACGGGCACGCTCGAGATCGAAGATCAGACCTGGACCATCAATGGCTACGGTCTGCGCGATCACAGTTGGGGACCTCGTTACTGGCAGGCGATCGAAAGCTACGAGTGGCTGACTCTGAACTTCGGCCCCGATCTGGGCGGCATGGTCTCGATCGTGCGACGCGGTCCGGACAAATCCCACCTGGGTGGCGTGATCGTGCGCGGCGACGAGATCGATCCGATCACCGAAGCCGAGATCGAAGCGGAATACGAAGACAACGGATTGTTTCACCGAACGGTGACGGCCCGGATCAAGACCGCGAGCGGTGAAGAGCTTCAGATCCACGGGGATGTGAAAGGCTTCATTCCGCTGCGCAACCGGCGAGACGGCATGACCACACATATTGGCGAGGGCATGACGGAGTGGCGTATGGGCGATCGAGTGGGTTACGGGCTCTCGGAGTTCCTCCGACAAGTTCGCTGAAGCCACCGGCGGTTTCCCCGACGGAGCTTCAGGCATTTCGCCGAGACGGGTTCGTGGTAATCCCCGACCTGCTCGACGACGAGGAACTGTGCCGCTTCGGCAGCGCGGTCGATGCCGCCGTCACTGCGCGCAGAGTCCGGAATGCGCGGGCACTCGAGCGGAGCAATCGCTGCGACCGGACTTCAGTCGGTTGCCAGAATCTCTGGGAGGACTGCGAAGAGGTGCGCCCCCTCACGTTCCACCTGCGCATCGGCGAAGCCGCCTCGACGCTACTGGGCGTCGACGCGCTGCGAATCTGGCAGGACAAAGCCGTGTACAAGCGGGCGGGCGCTCACGGGACGGGCCCGCACGCGGACCACACACGCTGGCCGATCGAAGAAATGAGAACCATCACGGCCTGGATCCCGTTCGACGGCTCCAACTTCGAAAACGGGGCCATGGGCTATCAGCCCGGTTCGCACCACTTCGAGCAACTCAGCTTTGCGAGTACCCTCAACGAGACGGGTTTCGAAAGCCACCCCAACAAGATCTCGCGCGACATCGATCCGGTATTCGTCGAGGTGCCTCGCGGGGGCGTCGCTTTCTACCACGGGCGGACGATTCACGCGGCACGCCCCAACACCACCTGCGAGACCAGTCGGGTCCACAGCATGACCTACTTCGCATACGGCTCGCATCGCAGCCAAACCCAGCAGCCCCACCCCAGCGTCGACAGGCCCGGTATTCCACCGGGTGCCCTGATCGAAAGCGACCTGACACCGATCGCCTGGCCTCGCATACCGGGCAAGCTGCCCCACCCGCCCAGGCTGTCGGGCGAAGCCCGTCGCTGACAGGCTACTGACACTCGCGCGGCGGGGTCTATACTGGAACCCATGCCCGTACCCATGCCCCTGAGCATCCGCGAGTTGTCCGAAGACGTCGAGGAACGCATCGATCGCATCCCGACCGAACTGAACGAATACGGCTACGACCCGTTCGGAATGAGTCCGTCCTATATGCGCCGCGGTCTGTCCGTGGGGGCGTTCCTGTACCGCCATTACCACCGGGTGGAAACGCGTGGGATCGAGAAGGTCCCCGAAGGCCGCGTCCTGCTGATCGCGAACCACGCAGGAAACACCATCCCCATGGACGGCGCGATGCTGGCCATGTCGATGCTGCTCGAGGCCGAGCCACCGCGTCTGTGCCGGGGAATGGTCGAGTTCTACCTGCCGCAGATCCCCTGGTGGAGCGAAATGATCCACCGCGCCGGCGCAGTCGTCGGTACGCCGGAAAACTGCGAGCGCCTGCTCGAACACGACGAAGCGATCATGGTCTTCCCCGAAGGTGCGCGCGGATTCATCAAGCCGTTCTCCAAGCGCTACCAGTTGCAGAGGTTTGGCACCGGCTTCGCGAGACTCGCGCTGCAGACCAACACACCCATCGTACCGGTCGGTATCGTGGGTTCCGAAGAGCAGAGCCCGGGCCTGCTCGACTCGAAAGCCCTGGGCAAACTGATCGGCGCGCCCGCCTTTCCCATCACCTGGTTCTTTCCCTTTGCCGGTGTACTCGGCTTCCTGCCCCTGCCCGTGAAGTACCGCATCTTCTTCGGCGACCCCGTGCAACTAGAGGGTGATTTCAACGACGACGATGCGACGATCGGCACTCAGGTCGATCGCGTGCGAAACGAGATCTCCCTGTTGATCGAAGAAGGTCTGTCGGAACGAAAGAACTGGTTCAGTTGAGCGGAGATCCGATAACGGGCTTGCTCTGGTTCGCGGTCTTTGTCGTTTCGGTTTCAGCTCACGAAGCCGCCCACGCTTATGCCGCGTTACGGGGCGGCGACCCGACCGCCTATATCGGAGGCCAGGTCACTCTCAATCCCATTCCGCATATGAAGCGCGAACCGTTCGGCATGTTGGTGTTGCCGCTCCTGTTCGCCCTGACGCGCGGCTACTGCATCGGCTGGGCCAGCACGCCCTACGATCCCGCCTGGGAACAGCGTTACCCGCGCCGAGCCGCATGGATGGCGGCTGCGGGACCGGCTGCAAACCTGGCCATCGCCCTCTTCTCATTCGTGATCTTGAAGATCGGACTCGCGAACGGGAACTTCATGGCTCCCGACTCGGTCACGTTCTCGCACCTGGTTGCCTCGGCTACTGGCGCCGCCGGTGTCGGGCATCTGCTCTCGATCGCGCTGATGCTCAATGTGATCCTGTTCATCTTCAATATGATTCCCGTCCCGCCGCTGGACGGTGCAGCCATCATCACACTCTTCCTGTCCGACGACGCGGCCTTGCGAATTCGCGAGGTACTGCGCACCCCCGTGCTCACCATCGGTCTGTTCGTGGTGGTGTGGATGTTCCTGGGGCCGATGATGTTCAGCGTGGCCTTCGACGCAGTCGTCGAACTCCTGCACCCCGGAATCTATCGCTGACGATCAGTGGGTTTCGCGTAGGAACTGACGGATGCGCGGCACGATGCGCTCGGCCGCATCTTCTTGCAGGTAATGGCCGGCATCGGGCAGTTCGAGGACCTGCGCTTTCGGGAAACGCTCGCGCCAGGCGGCGAGTTCGGATCCGAAGACCGGGTCGCGCAGGCCCCAGACCAACAGCACGGGCCCCGCGAAGCCGCGTAGGAAGTCATCCTGGCGCGAGAGCAGCGGTACCACCGGATGGTCGGGCCCGCTGGGCAACCAGCGAGGGAATGCCAGAGTGCCGGCGCGCTCCTGCCAGTTTCCCTGCACGCGATCGTAGGCGGCCAGCACG
Encoded proteins:
- a CDS encoding SDR family NAD(P)-dependent oxidoreductase, producing the protein MKDFNGKIAVITGGASGIGLAIAERLGREGAKLVLADIEPAALNLAVEQLAKQGVESSAVVSDVSDYASVEALADQAYERHGAVDILCNNAGVGTDETAQRIWELPLSDWKWVFSVNIWGAIHGIRAFLPRMIAQDREAHVINTSSGNGGLTLVPTTPIYSASKSAVTTVTETLNQQLLMTGSKVKASVLFPGPSIVETNIFSAERNRPEDQRDKPWDGPSVTLEDIQNMAKQAGHDLVATQPEEVAEHFLEGLREDRFWILPASKDMEAKIRARADGILARENPKLSF
- a CDS encoding acetoacetate decarboxylase family protein, whose product is MARLRYVKSAEELRKAAGTNTEFLDSSIRSIRAAYETDPELVAAVLPQPLKPTSRPEIHTVISEVKIHIAENFDIEIGAATFGVLCDYEGVEGTYQITMPMTTEQAVIGGRETFGEPKKLAQIDFEKQDDSIVAKVTRMGVTYLELRGTLGKALGAQDFSDYAYCYKALPSIEKGKGFDSDPLLVRLEWKQHLREAQAVEGEVILRESNFDPVVDLPVKRLVKLQYDEGTSESGGQILRSVPGDWLLPFIHQRYDQT
- a CDS encoding phytanoyl-CoA dioxygenase family protein; its protein translation is MVIPDLLDDEELCRFGSAVDAAVTARRVRNARALERSNRCDRTSVGCQNLWEDCEEVRPLTFHLRIGEAASTLLGVDALRIWQDKAVYKRAGAHGTGPHADHTRWPIEEMRTITAWIPFDGSNFENGAMGYQPGSHHFEQLSFASTLNETGFESHPNKISRDIDPVFVEVPRGGVAFYHGRTIHAARPNTTCETSRVHSMTYFAYGSHRSQTQQPHPSVDRPGIPPGALIESDLTPIAWPRIPGKLPHPPRLSGEARR
- a CDS encoding acyltransferase family protein; this translates as MPVPMPLSIRELSEDVEERIDRIPTELNEYGYDPFGMSPSYMRRGLSVGAFLYRHYHRVETRGIEKVPEGRVLLIANHAGNTIPMDGAMLAMSMLLEAEPPRLCRGMVEFYLPQIPWWSEMIHRAGAVVGTPENCERLLEHDEAIMVFPEGARGFIKPFSKRYQLQRFGTGFARLALQTNTPIVPVGIVGSEEQSPGLLDSKALGKLIGAPAFPITWFFPFAGVLGFLPLPVKYRIFFGDPVQLEGDFNDDDATIGTQVDRVRNEISLLIEEGLSERKNWFS